CACCGGGCTCGGACTCGACCACGTACCACGCACCCCCGGTCAGCTCGCCCTCCAGCTGACCGGGGCCCCACCCCGCGTACCCGGCGAAGATCCGCAGCGAGCCGATGGCGGGGCCGAGCAGCTCCGGCGGGGTCTCCAGATCGACCAGGCCGATCGCCCCGTGCACCCGCCGCCAGCCGAGCGGCCCCTCGTCGCCGGGGATCACCGCCACGCCGAGCGCGGAGTCGAGCGAGACCGGGCCGCCCTGGAAGACGACGCCCGGTTCACCGGTCAGGGCGGCCCAGGACGCGAGGATGTCGCCGACGCCGACCGGGGTCGGGCGGTTGAGGACCACGCCGAGGGAGCCCTCCTCGTCGTGGTCGAGGAGCAGCACCACCGCGCGGTCGAAATTCGGGTCCGTGAGCG
This sequence is a window from Streptomyces parvus. Protein-coding genes within it:
- a CDS encoding YqgE/AlgH family protein, coding for MTEVSSLTGRLLVAAPALTDPNFDRAVVLLLDHDEEGSLGVVLNRPTPVGVGDILASWAALTGEPGVVFQGGPVSLDSALGVAVIPGDEGPLGWRRVHGAIGLVDLETPPELLGPAIGSLRIFAGYAGWGPGQLEGELTGGAWYVVESEPGDVSSPRPEHLWRAVLRRQRSELAMIATYPDDPSLN